Sequence from the Pontibacter pudoricolor genome:
ACTATCAAACTAAAGTTCAGCAACAACATCGACCGGAACTGTAGCAACCGGAAGAAACCTGTTAAAAACAGGCAGGCAAAGGAAATATAACGCAAACCCTACTGGTAAAGACAGGATCGCCCAGGCAGAGATACCCGCCAGATTCGCAACCCATAGTTTACCCAGCGCTTCAACCCAATCAATACGGAACATCTCCATCATTTCATCCAAAGACAAGCGAAACTCAGACATCCCGAACATAAATATGCCCAGCTTAATAAAAGGAATGGCAAGCAAAATCTGTAAAGGCTGCACCAGGTAACTTACCAGCACCGTTGCAGCAATATTTAGCCTGAAACGGGCAGCTACAGCCGTACCCAGTACAGTCGTTATTCCCAACGCAGGTATTATTCCGACAACAGAACCAACGGCAACCGTTGCAGCCAGCTTGCGCGGCGACATACCCTGCTTTAAAATGTTCAGGATGGGTTGAACTATTCTGCGTCTGAAAAAGTCTTTCACGGTGAAAAGCAGTAGCTGCCAGTTAAAAAATAATATAACGGTTAAGGTAAATAAATTAGTTTACGACAGATGCTCCTATCTGGTGTGAGCTGCAAATGTTGATCGCAAAATTACTCTTTTATACCCGGAAACACCTAAAGTAACCTGTGTCAGAAGCAATTAAATCCGAAACTTTAAAGTAAGTATAACCTATAGTTCAGGTTTCAAAGCAAAATGATCAGTGGTACAACAATTATTTTAAACTACAGCTAAACCATTTGCATCCTGGCCTGTCTAAACCTCACGATAACCCCACACAAAACTTATAAATGAAAAAGTTTTTACTCACGCTGGTATTTCTTTTTACCATCGTTGGAGCGTTTGCTCAAAGTGCATCTATTACCGGCTCCATTAAGAGCGGACAGGATAAATCGGCGCTGCCTGGCGCCAGCGTGTTGTTAGTAAACAATACAACAACGGCCACAGTAGCCTCTGTAACAGATGTGGAAGGTAATTTCCGCTTCGAGCGCGTGGCTGCCGGCGACTACACTATAAAGGTGAACTACCTAGGTTTTAATCCATTCAGCAGAAATGTAAAAATGGAAGGAAAAGCGCTGAACCTGGGTGCTTTAACCCTGGAGGAAGCCTCTACAGCCATTGGCGAAGTGGAGATTATTGGCCGTGCACCGCTTGGCGAGCAGAAAGGCGATACAGCCCAGTTTAACGCCAAAGCTTTTAAAACCGCCCCGGATGCCAGCGCAGAAGAACTGGTAACCAAGATGCCGGGCGTAACCATACAGGATGGCAAGATCCAGGCGCAGGGCGAAGAAGTAAAACAGGTAATGATTGATGGCAAGCGCTACACCGGCGAAGACGTGAGCTCAGCTGTGCGTAACATCTCAGCCGATATGATCGAGAGTGTGCAGGTTTTTGATGGCCAGAGCGATCGTGCTGCTTTCAGTGGATTTGATGATGGTAACCGCGTAAAAACGCTGAACTTTACTACCAAGAAAGATCGTCGTCAGGGCTACATGGGTAAAATATCGGCTGGTTACGGTACCGACGAACGCTACATGGTTGGCGCGGCTGTAAACTACTATAACGGCCCAAGACGCATCACTATAACAGGCCTTACCAACAACATCAACATGTCCGATTTCTCGGTTGGTGAAACACCGGGTGGCGGCATGCGTGGACGTAGAATCAGATTTGGCGGCGGCGGATCAAACGGCATCAGCAACACCAACATGTTCAGCATCAACTTTAACGATATGCTGGGCAAGAAGATAGAAGTTAGCGGTAACTATAACTACTCAAACGCTGATGTTAACAACAACCAGTACCGTTTCCGCGATTTCATCAACACCGACACTACCTACCTGGAAAACAGCATCGATAACGATATCGACGACAGTCACCGCTTTAACCTGCGCTTCCAGTATAACATCAACGAGAACAATCGTTTGCTGGTAACGCCAAGCATATCTGTTCAGAATACCGATGCCCTCAGCAACATCAGCGCCTATACAGTTGATAACGCTGAAACTGCGTCTGCTGAGAATCTAACCGAGTCTTTGACAAGAAACCAGAGCGAGAACAGCAACATCAACTTCCGTAACAACATTTTGTACTCGCACCGTTTCGGAGATTCTGGCCGTATTCTGACTACCAACTTCAGCACCAACTATAGCAATACCAACGGCGATACGTACCAGCTGGAGGATACAGATAACCTGCAGGACCCAACGGAAAATGTGAACCGTAACCAGTTAATCAAACTCGACAGAGATAACTTGTCGTGGGAAGGAAATGTAGACTATTCGCAGCGCCTGGGCGAAAACTCGCGCCTGCAACTGGAATACAACATCGGCAACCAAACAAACGATTCAGACCGCAGAACATACGACTACGTGGAGGCCGATGGCCGCTATAGTAACAATGCAAACGCACCACTGAGTAACACTTTCCAAAGTGATTACCTGTCGCAGACATTTGGACCGAGCTACCAGTACCGTTCTGAGAAAACAAGATTCCAGGCAAACATTCGTTACCAGATTGCCAGCCTGGAAAGCGATGTAGTATACCCGGAAAGCTATCCTCTGAAGCGTAATTTTAACTCCGTACTTCCATCAGCAGAATACGAGTACAAGATCTCAGAGGCAAGCAACATCAACATCAATTTCAGATCGAACACCAACGCACCATCCGTATCGGACCTGCAGGAAGTACTGGATATTTCAAGACCAACGCAGTTAAGAATCGGTAATCCGGCCCTTGACCAGGATTACCAGAACAGGATCAACATCCGTTACCGTAATTTTAACGCCGAGACCAACAGGGTTTTCTTTGTTGGCATGTTTGGTACCATTACCCAGAACTATGTAGCCAACAGTGTTTATACCAGAGATATTCCGAATGAATATATAGAAGGTTATAACCCACAGCCGGGTGCGCGTTTAAACCGCCCTGTAAACATGGATGGTTACTATAACGTGCGTTCGTTTATGAACTATGGCCAGCCGCTTAACTTTATCAGCTCCAACTTTAACGCATTTGGTATGATAGGTTTTGAGCGCAGACCGGGTATGCTGGACGAAGAAGTAAACTATGCTAACACTACCAATTTAGGTGCAGGCATAAACATCAGCAGTAATATCAGCGAGAAAGTGGATTTCACGATCTCTACTAACTCCAACTATAACATCGTAAAGAACACGCTGCTAACGCAGGATAACAACTACTTTACCCAGACCACTAACCTGCGCTATAACTGGATCTTACTAAAAGGCCTGGTTTACCGCACCGAACTCAACCACGTGTACAACTCCGGTTTATCGCAGGGTGTTGATCCAAGCTATATCCTTTGGAACATGAGCCTTGGTAAAAAGGTGTTCAAGAACCAGCAGGGTGAGATCAGCTTTAGTGTAAACGACGTGCTTGGCCAGAATGTAAGCGTACAGCGTAACGTTGCAACTGACTATATTGAAGATGTGCAGTCTACAGTATTACAGCGCTTCTTTATGGTAACGTTTACCTACAACCTGAAAAAGTTTGCCAGCGGTTCGGCACCTGAAGAAAACAACCGCGGCCAGTGGGGACCGGGAATGCGTGGCCGCAATTAACCTGTATTACAAGAGCTATTACATATATAAAAAAGCCTGCTAAGTAGCAGGCTTTTTTATGTCCTTGCATTTTTTCAGAACCAGTTTATGCTGATCCTTTAGTTGCTGGATAGCTTTAGAATCAGGTTCATCCCCTTCCTACCTATAGATCTGGCGTAGCAGCACATTCCATAAAAGAATCAACCCATTTTAAACTATAGCTAGAGCACTTGCATCTTCATAAACTATAGTTCCTTTGTTTTAAAAACCCTTGCGGCATTTAAAAGCTTTAACACCACATTTAACCTGATTTTTACCTGACGTTACAAACCATTCTCAAACTATAGTTTGATTTATAACCAAACAAAAAGCCCGGCCGGTTTATAGTTGGCAGGGCTTTTATGTACGTTGCTATGATCAATTCGCTATGGCAGGTCGATATAGTTTACCAGTATTACATCAGGCATTTTAGCGAAGATCTCTTCCATGCCTTTGCGGTGCGATGCCCCTACTCCAACTATAACTTTGGTGGCTCCTTTTTCCTTAGCCTGCCGGATGATGTTCTCACAAATTCCCTGGTTGCGTTTTTCCCATAACTGCAGCATTTCCTGTATTTCGGCCTTGGGGTAGCCTGGTTCCTGGAAGAAGCGCGGGCCGCCCATAAAATTTACCACTTCATCCAGTTCGGCATAGAGATCTGAGTTAAGGAAGTTATAGCTGGTGTAATCGATCCCCTTCATGCGCTCGTTAGCAGAAGCTGTATAGCGTTGCCTGGCTTTAACCGCTAAACCTGCCGCAGAAGCAGAATCTGCTTTGGCAGCCTCGTTCATCTTTTTGATTGCTGCCTGTGCCTTTCTGCTGGCTTCGTTCCAGGCTGCTTCATACTTCTGGCAATCGGCAGCATAAATTCTATCGTGGCCCAGTTCATATACCAGCGGGAAAAATATTCTTTGGTACTCGCTGTTCTTCCGGATCAACCCAACTTTACGCAGCGTGTCTACGCCACCAAACAGTTTCCCGAAATAGGCTTGCTCACTTTTCTCAAATTTTTCCTGCATCTGCTGCTCCAGTACATAAAACTGGTATTCTGCATTGCCACGGTCGTGGTTCAGGTAAAGGCTGCGGGCAAGCTCCATTCTTGTTTTGTGGTGGTAGGCAAATTTGCTAAGTGCCTCGTAGGCCTTAGCTGTATTTACCTTCTTGGCTGCTCCTTTAGTGTCGCGCGCCTGCAGGAAATCCATTTTCTTGTTGATCGATTTGGAAGATAAATGTCCTGCTGCTATCGCCACTTTTTGATCTTCAGAAGACAGGTACTCGCCGAAAACCATGTCCGGTTTATAGTTCTTAAGCTTGTCAATAACCGGACGGTAATCAGCATCGGAGCCGCCATTGCCATGAGCCGAGCCAACTATTACGATCTCGATCTGCTGCGCTTGCGAGTTAAAAGCAGCGCAAAGAAATAAGGTTGCAACTATAAAAAGTTTGCTTAGGAAACTGGTGCGGGTAGAAGCAGGTATCATATGTTGTAGAGGTTTGGGTTTGGATTCTGTTTTTTTGATATACCAAAGGTGTCTTTTCCATTTCAGCTTCAGAATAAAATTATACCAGGCCCAGGAATATTATCCGAATCCCAACTATAGAATCTGGTACCGGATATTGATAGTTGATTAACTGACTAACTAAACCAAAGCTCCAACTATAGTTTGTCACGAGCGAGGGCACCTTATCATATTCTCAAAATTCAGTTTGGTTTTTAGAATATGCACAACTGACAGAATTATAAAAATATGCTCTTTGAAGCATAGCCATTTCATTCTAAACAATAACGCCATAAAACTCTTGTCATTCTGTAAAGAAACTTGGCGGATGGGAGGTTAAGCCTATACTACTAGCTACCAAGATCCTTTCAGGATGACAAAAAAAAGAGAATGAAACGGCTCTGTTCTGTGCATTACCAGCGGACTCTGGCCGCGTTTATTTGTACACGAGCTATGATTGAACAACGTGGCGGGACGCCACTGGTAGTTCACACTCGCGGGAAGCAGCGAGAGCACACTTTAATACGCATATCCGATTTGATTACAGTATTATTACAAACGTCCCTCCTCTTCGGCTGTTCCTGTTCTGCGGTTGCGGGCCGCTTTTACTTTAGAGCTTCCGAATTTATAGTTGAAGTTCAGGTTAAGGCGACGGCTTTCCCACTGGTTTTGCCAGTACATATCCACGTTGTTGTATTTCAGTGTGGCTCTGGAATGGCTGCTGTCAAAAATATCACTCAGTTTTAAGCTTATAGTTGCTTTGTCGTTCCAGATTGTTTTCTTCACACCCAGGTCGAACTGGTAGTTGGCCTGCGTGTTGTACAAGCCTTCTATAGATGGCGAACTATAGTACCCTGAAAACTGCACTTTGTAAGCCTTTGGTAAAGTGAAATGCTGCTCCATACTGGCCGACCAGGAAAACTGCTCCTGGTTATAAGCATTACCATTTACCGGAGTCTTCACGCTGCCGTAAGAACCGGATAATTGCAGATCGGAGCTCCACCAGTTGGTAACAGGAAGGCTGCCGCCGCTGCTCAGGCTCAGGTTCGTGGCCTGGCTCAGGTTCTCGGGTCTGCTGATGCTTACTTTTGTCTCGTCGTTCTGCTCTATTACGCTGGTCACAAAGTTGTTCGACTCCAGGTAACTGATGCTCAGCAACTGAAAGTTTTTGTAAGTATAACTGGCCTGCAGCGAGTTGGAGAAAGATGGCTCCAGAAACGGGTTACCTTCCAGGGCAGTGTATGGGTCCGAGAAAAAGGTGAAAGGATTCAGGCTGCTGTAAGAAGGGCGGCTGATGCGGCGGCTGTAAGATGCTGAGAAGCGGTTATCGTCGTTTGCACTATAGCTCACAAAAAAGCTTGGAAAAAACTGCACATAATCCTGGTCCACTACTTTGGCTGTCAGGGAATAGCCGTCTGCTGTTGTATGCTCTGCCCTGATGCCGGCTTTCATGCTCAACTTTTCGCTGAACTGTCTGCTCAGGCTCAGGTAAGCGGCCTGTATTGTTTCATTGTACTCAAAGCTGTTGGTGCGCTTTTCATTTTCTACCCAACCCTGCTCCTGCTGTTCCTCAAACTTAATGTCGCTGTCGTTGCTAACCCAACTGGCCTTTAGCCCTGCTTCTGCCTTGTAGCCTTCTCCGAACGAATGCACATAATCCGTTTTCAGCGATCTGATATTAGCTTCGGCTCCCGTATAGCTGCGGAGTTGATCTGGCGCCTCGGTAGCCTCGCCTGTTGCATCATAAAAGGTATTCGTGAAGGTTTCATCCGCATACCTGCTGAAACGCACATAGTCTGCATCAAAACTCAGCGAACGTCCCGCACTGATGTCAAACTTATAGTTCAGGTTCAGGCTATAGTTGTCCGAACCGGATTTTTTGGGGTTCTGCATATCCAGGCTGCCAAACGCATTTCCTTCGGTGTCATAATTTACAGAGTTACTGGTGGTAAGCGTGTTTTCAGGTGAACTATAGCTTTTTGCCATAATGCCCAACGTATGTTTTTTGCTGATGAAATAATCGGCGCCAGCTGCCAGGTTATAGGTTTTGGTGATCGGGTGCCAGTAATTTCCCTGGTTATACAGGCTGTCGTTGATGTTGCGCTTTAGTGTAAGCAGGTTAAAAGAGTTATAGTGGCCAGTGCTGACGCGGGTGAAAAGGCTCACCTTTCCCGTGTTATAGTTCAGGTTCAGGCCGCCATTCACTTTCTCGTATCTGCCATAGCCCAGACCAACGTTTGCAGTTCCGTTCATCCCCAAGGTTTCGTCTCTTTTAAGCTGTATGTTGATGATACCTGCCGTGCCCGCTGCATCGAAAGAAGCAGGTGGATTTGCGATCAGTTCCACTTTGCTCACCGCCGAGGCTGGCAGTGATTTCAGGTAGCTCTGCAGTTCACTGCCACTCATGTAGGTCACTTTGCCGTTGATCATCACGTTTACGCTGCTGCTGCCTCTGAAAATGATGTTGTCGTCCTTATCCAGTCGTACTCCCGGCGCTTTCTTCAATACTTCCAGGGAGTTATCGCCTGCTGTATTCAGTTGCTCCACATTCAAAACCAGGCGGTCAGCGAGCTGTTCCAGCGCGGGGCGTTGTCCTTTTACCACTACTTCCTGCAGCGCATTGGCTTTCTCCAGCATCGGTATAGCTGGTACCTGTATTGCCTGTTGCTTTACTTCGAAGGCCGCACTGTGCGCCGGGGCAAAACCAACCATCAGCGCTTTAATACTATACTTGCCCGGCATCACATTTCCGAAACTATAGGCTCCTGCTTCGTCGGTCATAGTTGAGCCGGTGGCAGTTGAATCAGGTAGTTGCAGCAATACGATAGTGCTATAAGTCTGTGGTTCCTGCGTGGCTGCGTTCGTTACGTTCCCTTTTATTGTTGCTCCAGATTGCGCGCGGGCTGTTAATACAACAACATTTAATCCGGCAAACAGAAGTGCGAAGCTAAGCAGTGCGGAAAAGTTTTTCATGGTTCGGTGATTTTGCGTTAATGTTGAACCAAAGATGCAGCACGCCCGCCGCCTCATAAATTAAACTATCCCAACACGTCAGAATATTATCTTAACCCTGAAAAGCTGCTAAACTATAGGTTGATATAAAGAAAGCTGTGGTTCGAACTATAAACCGGGGGTTAGGATAATAGAAGTGTAAAATGTTCCTGTTTATGTATAGCTTTAGAACATGAATCCGCAATACAAAAAGATGGGGTGGCACCTGCTGGGCTGGTCGCTGCTGATCGGCTACGCACTGTCGGGGTACTTTATTTACGAATGGGACTATAGAGTGCTCCTGCTCACGCTATCGCAGATCTTCCTGTACATGGTGCAGTTCTATGTGTGCTACCTGCTGCTGTTTCCGTTATGGTTGCGCTACCGCCACTGGTTCGTGCTGGCACCGGGCATCATGGGTGTCATGGTGCTGTACATTTGTTTGCGCTATTTGGTGGAGGAAGTGCTGTTCGATATCTTTTTCGGGTTCAGCAACTATAGCGATGGAACTGCTTTCAGCTACTTCTTATTCGACAACATTTATTGGTCGCTGCCGGGCATCTTTATGGGAGGTGTAGTATGGGCCTTCGAGTCTACGTTGCAGAAGGAACGTGAAAACCGCAGCCTGCGGCAGGAGAAAACACAGGCGGAGCTGGCCTTCCTGAAAACGCAGGTTAACCCGCACTTTTTGTACAACACGCTCAACTATATTTACTCGCTAGCCTACCCGGTGTCCGATAAACTGGGAAATGCGGTGATTAAACTCTCGGACCTGATGCGCTACATGCTGCACGAGAGCCAGGACGGTAAAATTGAGCTACAGAA
This genomic interval carries:
- a CDS encoding DUF2062 domain-containing protein, which codes for MKDFFRRRIVQPILNILKQGMSPRKLAATVAVGSVVGIIPALGITTVLGTAVAARFRLNIAATVLVSYLVQPLQILLAIPFIKLGIFMFGMSEFRLSLDEMMEMFRIDWVEALGKLWVANLAGISAWAILSLPVGFALYFLCLPVFNRFLPVATVPVDVVAEL
- a CDS encoding sensor histidine kinase, with the translated sequence MNPQYKKMGWHLLGWSLLIGYALSGYFIYEWDYRVLLLTLSQIFLYMVQFYVCYLLLFPLWLRYRHWFVLAPGIMGVMVLYICLRYLVEEVLFDIFFGFSNYSDGTAFSYFLFDNIYWSLPGIFMGGVVWAFESTLQKERENRSLRQEKTQAELAFLKTQVNPHFLYNTLNYIYSLAYPVSDKLGNAVIKLSDLMRYMLHESQDGKIELQKEIDYLQNYIDIYRLRFDEKFFVNFDIQGHVNGQRVPSLVLIPFVENALKHGVVDDPTSPINICLKVQDQQLYFEVSNRISHHQKDHTTGIGLPNIRRRLDLLYPNQYSLDIEQDAHHYKTRMKLQQI
- a CDS encoding TonB-dependent receptor, with product MKKFLLTLVFLFTIVGAFAQSASITGSIKSGQDKSALPGASVLLVNNTTTATVASVTDVEGNFRFERVAAGDYTIKVNYLGFNPFSRNVKMEGKALNLGALTLEEASTAIGEVEIIGRAPLGEQKGDTAQFNAKAFKTAPDASAEELVTKMPGVTIQDGKIQAQGEEVKQVMIDGKRYTGEDVSSAVRNISADMIESVQVFDGQSDRAAFSGFDDGNRVKTLNFTTKKDRRQGYMGKISAGYGTDERYMVGAAVNYYNGPRRITITGLTNNINMSDFSVGETPGGGMRGRRIRFGGGGSNGISNTNMFSINFNDMLGKKIEVSGNYNYSNADVNNNQYRFRDFINTDTTYLENSIDNDIDDSHRFNLRFQYNINENNRLLVTPSISVQNTDALSNISAYTVDNAETASAENLTESLTRNQSENSNINFRNNILYSHRFGDSGRILTTNFSTNYSNTNGDTYQLEDTDNLQDPTENVNRNQLIKLDRDNLSWEGNVDYSQRLGENSRLQLEYNIGNQTNDSDRRTYDYVEADGRYSNNANAPLSNTFQSDYLSQTFGPSYQYRSEKTRFQANIRYQIASLESDVVYPESYPLKRNFNSVLPSAEYEYKISEASNININFRSNTNAPSVSDLQEVLDISRPTQLRIGNPALDQDYQNRINIRYRNFNAETNRVFFVGMFGTITQNYVANSVYTRDIPNEYIEGYNPQPGARLNRPVNMDGYYNVRSFMNYGQPLNFISSNFNAFGMIGFERRPGMLDEEVNYANTTNLGAGINISSNISEKVDFTISTNSNYNIVKNTLLTQDNNYFTQTTNLRYNWILLKGLVYRTELNHVYNSGLSQGVDPSYILWNMSLGKKVFKNQQGEISFSVNDVLGQNVSVQRNVATDYIEDVQSTVLQRFFMVTFTYNLKKFASGSAPEENNRGQWGPGMRGRN
- a CDS encoding DUF5694 domain-containing protein, translated to MIPASTRTSFLSKLFIVATLFLCAAFNSQAQQIEIVIVGSAHGNGGSDADYRPVIDKLKNYKPDMVFGEYLSSEDQKVAIAAGHLSSKSINKKMDFLQARDTKGAAKKVNTAKAYEALSKFAYHHKTRMELARSLYLNHDRGNAEYQFYVLEQQMQEKFEKSEQAYFGKLFGGVDTLRKVGLIRKNSEYQRIFFPLVYELGHDRIYAADCQKYEAAWNEASRKAQAAIKKMNEAAKADSASAAGLAVKARQRYTASANERMKGIDYTSYNFLNSDLYAELDEVVNFMGGPRFFQEPGYPKAEIQEMLQLWEKRNQGICENIIRQAKEKGATKVIVGVGASHRKGMEEIFAKMPDVILVNYIDLP
- a CDS encoding TonB-dependent receptor; its protein translation is MKNFSALLSFALLFAGLNVVVLTARAQSGATIKGNVTNAATQEPQTYSTIVLLQLPDSTATGSTMTDEAGAYSFGNVMPGKYSIKALMVGFAPAHSAAFEVKQQAIQVPAIPMLEKANALQEVVVKGQRPALEQLADRLVLNVEQLNTAGDNSLEVLKKAPGVRLDKDDNIIFRGSSSVNVMINGKVTYMSGSELQSYLKSLPASAVSKVELIANPPASFDAAGTAGIINIQLKRDETLGMNGTANVGLGYGRYEKVNGGLNLNYNTGKVSLFTRVSTGHYNSFNLLTLKRNINDSLYNQGNYWHPITKTYNLAAGADYFISKKHTLGIMAKSYSSPENTLTTSNSVNYDTEGNAFGSLDMQNPKKSGSDNYSLNLNYKFDISAGRSLSFDADYVRFSRYADETFTNTFYDATGEATEAPDQLRSYTGAEANIRSLKTDYVHSFGEGYKAEAGLKASWVSNDSDIKFEEQQEQGWVENEKRTNSFEYNETIQAAYLSLSRQFSEKLSMKAGIRAEHTTADGYSLTAKVVDQDYVQFFPSFFVSYSANDDNRFSASYSRRISRPSYSSLNPFTFFSDPYTALEGNPFLEPSFSNSLQASYTYKNFQLLSISYLESNNFVTSVIEQNDETKVSISRPENLSQATNLSLSSGGSLPVTNWWSSDLQLSGSYGSVKTPVNGNAYNQEQFSWSASMEQHFTLPKAYKVQFSGYYSSPSIEGLYNTQANYQFDLGVKKTIWNDKATISLKLSDIFDSSHSRATLKYNNVDMYWQNQWESRRLNLNFNYKFGSSKVKAARNRRTGTAEEEGRL